The DNA region tatctagttcttttttgaaccctgttataatcttggcctttggcaaggagttccacaggctgactgtgcattgtgtgaaaaaatacttcctcgtgtttgttttaaacctgctgcctattaatttcattggttacctttagttcttgtgttatgagaaggagtaaataacacttccttagttactttctccaaaccagtcatgattttatagacctcaatcatatccccccccttagttgcctcttttccattTAAGGGATATCAATCACATCATCGCCTCTGCATAAACACTAACAGCTGTAATGCCTTCCCCGCTAGGACTAGACTCAAACCAGCCCAGCTGTTACAATGTGCTGTTCAGTAACCGTGGTGAAATTTGTTGCTGTCAATCCAGTTTCTAAAGCAAAGTTTTAGATAATTCCCCTTTTCCATATGAGCAGAGGCCGATATGCACAAAGCTACCCTCTCCATGCTAGAGGTGACCCCTACGGCTCAGAGCTGGAGAGTGGGCAGTAGGTGAAAGCTAGCACTGCCACTACCTACACTGTATCTGATGTGTGGATAAGTATGGATTTTtagtctgcagggctgggaacCTGGCACTTTTCACCAACACAGATTTCACTTAGAAGATGTTCCCATCAAAGGGCCCATTAAAGAGGAGAGGATTAACTGAGACACTCACACAGATCAAAGCCAAGAAAAAGTGAACTTCACAGTAAGATGATTTATTATAGAAAAATGTTTCCCATACAATCAGTTATCTTTGGTCGTGAATTACAAATAGGTCTTATATATGCACTGGATTTTACTGGGAAGTGGTTTCTGACTGTTGTTCACAGTTTAGTCACAAAGCATAAAGGCGACACCCAAACCCTTTCATCATCACTTCTGTCTGGAACACATCTCCCAGTCAATACAATCCAGGGGCTGGGTGAGTTACTCTGTTACAGCAGATTCAGCACGAAGGATCTCATTACCAATTCTTCCTATTGTGGTCAATTAACAACACTTGCGGGCAACATGAAAAGAATGCAAGTGTACATGAAGcccacagaaagaaaaaaaaactgcattagtACATGTCCATTGTATGGAGAATTTGAGTTAATTGGCACCTCTGCAAATTAAGCATTGACAGACAATAAAGAACCCCTACTGAGCAGAGTTGCAACCAGAGAGGTGGTAAGAAAGGGCCAGATCAAACCAAAATAATCACACTAGCCTACACTAGCATGGTTCCTGCCATTTTTAGGGAAAGAGAAATGAACACCAGGAAAAATGCAGTCTCGATTTTCAGGGGAAGAGTTAAGATATAATCAAcaaatgtcaaaaaaaaataatagaaagacATTTCAAACCATCTAATAAAACAGATCTCTGGTGATCAGCAGTATTTCTTGCCATATCCTAGCAATCAGTTAGGAGTCAacagaaaccttttaaaatctaaGGCAGGAGGGacagtttttttttcctggagcaCACACTAAATACATTTATACACACCAAAATATCAAGGAAGTCTAATCCTACCAATGGAAAGATTGGACTGCTTCAAATTTTTGCATAGAACCAACAACCTGCAAAACCCAGTTAATATCTCAGTGGCATCTGCTGAATTGTATTAACCATAAAGTACAAAATCATTTctattatactttaaaaaacactTAAGAGTAGACAGTTGTATGGCGGATGATAGCTGCCATGGGCACAATGTGCCACTGGGTGTGGGGAACTTGCCCTAAGGTTTGCcacagtttctgtaatttctgcagCGTTAAGTCTCTTCTACAAGACATCTCCAGCTCACCCCACTCAGTACTGGAgttgagaagaaaagaaaaaaaatccctccataTGTTCCGTCTCCAGATTCTGCCTCCTGTTTTCAGTCCCAATTTCGGTTGAAATGTCCACAATTTTCCCATCATGCAGGTGCAGAGTTTTCCTCAGGGCATGGGGGCTGCTTGATCCCCAGTGCAAATGTCTATGATGTGTTCCCCTTGGAAGACAGGCCTCAATTTGGCTCATTTTTCCTTGCTGAGTGgagcagccccaggcagtggcCACACCGCCTCCTTGTTGATCCCCAGTGGGGCTCCCCTTTGGGGAAGGTGCCGCTGCCCCGTGGGTCAGTTACGCCGCCCCATTAGcagtccagcagcaggaggatgGGATTgcggctctgccccccccagcagtgGGGCAGGTCTCCAGCTGgctttgttgggggggggggggggggggcgccctgCTCACCAGCCGCGAGGGGGGCCGATCTCAAGTCACAGATTTGCTGGCCGGAGGGAGCTGTGCTGCTAGGACCCCCAGACGATCTCTGGGAGGGGGGCTGCCCCATCCCCTGTTCAGCCTGGAGGACGGGGGCTGGAGCGGTTTCCCCGGGAAGCGGGAGCGGTGGGCACCGCTTTGAGGGAGCTGGGGGCCCGGTCGGTGCCGGTTCCGGGGGCCGCCGCTGATCCCCCGGGCCCCGCCGCTGACCCCCCGGGCCCGCCCGCCGTGGCTCAGGCGCTGGCCCCCACGGCCCGCGGGCCCTCGGCCGCCCGGCGCTCGGCGGCGCGCAGCAAGCTGCGACGCAGCACCGGGTAGAGGCGCTGGCAGCCCTCCAGGCCGAGCCGCACGGCCTGGGCCCAGCTCTCGGGCGGCCCGCCCTGGCCGCTGCCCAGCAGCCCGGCCACCTGGTTGAGGCCGGGCATGAGGGCCACGGTGAGGCGGGCGGCGGCCGCGCGCTCCTCAGCCTCgctgggctgcagcagccaggcgCCGCCGGGCCCGGGCGCGCGGCACAGGCCGCAGCCCACCACCAGGTCGAACATCTCCACGCCCGCGTCGGCCAGCGCCAGGGCGGCGGCGGAGAGCGCGGCCGCCAGCGCCGAGCCGCCGTCCTGCAGCACGAGCGCCGTGAGCTCCAGCCGCGCGCGCGGGTAGCGCGCCAGGCGCACGGCCGGCGCCAGCGCCTCCTGCAGCGCCAGGCCCAGCTCGCGCTCGCGGGcggcgggggccgggccgggccgcgggCGCGCGCCGCGGACGGAGAAGGGCGCGCGGCGGAACTCGCAGAGCAGCCGGCCGCGGCCCTCGGCCGCCTCGCGCGGCCCGCGCACGGCGCACAGCACCTTGGTGCCGCCGGCCAGCTCCACGTAGGCCGAGCCCTCGGCCTGGCTCAGCAGCCCGGCCCGCGCCAGGAGCGGCCGCAGCGCCGCCGCCTCCCGGCCCGGGGCCTCCGGGCCCGCCTCGCCGGGCGCCGCGTACAGCAGCGGGGCCTGCGACTCCTCCGGGCCCGGCACGCGCCGGTGGTCCAGCGCCATGGCGGCCCGCTGCGCTCCACGCGGCGCGGGTGGGCGGGGCcgctgccgggggcggggccagcgGCGCTAAGCGCGGGGAGTGAGCGCGCGGCCGGCCGTcaagggggggtggggctggggtagcgCGCGGCCGGCCGTCaagggggggggtggggctggggtagcgCGGGGCCGGCCGTCacgagggggtggggctggggtagcgCGGGGCCGGCCGTcaaggggggggtggggctggggtagcgCGGGGCCGGCCGTcaaggggggtggggctggggtagcgCGCGGCCGGCCGTtaagggggggtggggctggggtagcgCGCGGCCGGCCGTcaagggggggtggggctggggtagcgCGGGGCCGGCCGTCacgagggggtggggctggggtagcgCGGGGCTGGCCGTCacggggggggtggggctggggtagcgCGGGGCCGGCCGTcacgggggggtggggctggggtagcgCGGGGCCGTCCGTcaagggggggtggggctggggtagcgCGCGGCCGGCCGTcacgggggggtggggctggggtagcgCGCGGCCGGCCGTCACGGCGGGAACCGGGGTGGTAGCGAGAGGCGGGCGGGGGATTAGCGCGCGGGCGGCTGGGAGGGCGGGAGAAGGGGTAGCGCGCGGCCGGCCGTGGCGGCGGGGGATTAGCGCGGGGCCGGCGGTGAGGGCGGGAGAAGGGGTAGCGCGCGGCCGGCCGTCGCGGCGGGGGATTAGCGCGCGGGCGGCGGGGAGGGCGGGAGAAGGTGTAGCGCGGGGCCGGCCGTGGCGGCGGGGGATTAGCGCGGGGCCGGCGGTAAGGGCGGGGTGCGCGGTTTAGCGAGGGGCGACCCTCCCCAGGGCCCCTCAGCAGGGACAGCGCAGGCCCTAGGCGCAGGGCTCCCCGCGAAGGCAGCCTGGGGCTGACCCCCTTCCTGCAGTGCCCCCCCTGGGGAGCGGGCACCGAGCTTCCAGCTAACCCTGCCCCCCTGAGGTAGGCTGTGTGGGGCCCACCCTGACACCAGGCGCCCTtgcaggggtggctggggacCAAGGGTCATCGCAGTGGCGGTCAGGGATCCTGCAGGCCTTGCCTGGGGGGGTTGCTCCGTTGCCTGAGTTCAGGCCCAGGAGCTGCTGTCTAGCCTGGTGGCTGGGCTGAAGGGGAAGGGGACGTATGTTCCAGGGGTTGCTGTCGCAGTGCGCCAGGCTAGCCGCCTTCTCCCTGTAACCTCCGAACACACGTGGGGCAGCATTTCACCAAGAGAATGACAGGGACGCTGGGTGTTTGTGTGCCACAATCACTCCGCTGCAATCAAACACCCTACCTAGCCCCTGCTTCCCTCAGGATCATGCCCCCACGAGGCTGGGCTCCCTCCTGCTGGAGACACAAGACAGTTCCAGATTTTTCCAAGCTGGCACCCCATAACTAAACTGACTCAATTACAGCAGTGCTAACCTCTACCCTCCATGCACTACACCAGCACAAAATGGGGCTTATGCTGGTTTGGGTTAGGTTGCTGTAGGTTGAATCGAGCCCTGAGGCACGTTAGCAAAGTATCTGTGGGGCCATACTTGCTCTGGTTTCCTATGCTTCATTCTTCCTTTCCTCATTCCTCTGTTTCTTCTTTATGGAACCCCGGGGTCTGATTCATAAGGGAAGCCGCATAAGGACATTACAAGATATTACAGGGTGAGGGTTACTAAGGCTATGCTAGGGCGAAGCCACCCTTCCCCTGTCCCTGGTGCAAGCCTCTCTGTATACACTGCTCCTTTTCCTGTCTCTCCAAGTCCACAGTGAAAAGCAGCTCTTAGGACAAATGAACCACTGGATTCATTAACTTGTTCTTTTTGCCAATAAGGGGCACCTACTGTGAAGGGTGGAAACATCTGATTAATATGCTGCTCCCACACTAAGTGCCCTCAGCAAGTCAAAATGGCAACACTTAATTTTTCATTAacaatcacagaatatcagggttggaagggacctcaggaagtcatctagtccaactccctgctcaaagcaggaccaatccccaatttttgccccagatcactaaacagccccctcaaggattgagctcacaaccctgggtttaatcaggccactgctcaaaccactgagctatcctcctGCTCCTTTTAAGTTCACAGCACTCAGTGCATATGTCATTTTATTAACACTGACCCAACACTGACTTGGCTCACAGTTCCAAGCAGAGAGAGGTTTCCCAGCTAAAGGTAGGAGATATAGCTAGAGCAGCTTAGATTAATACAGCTTCCCACATTATCTACAGCTGGGTAACAGTGGTGAGGGACAAAATAACGTAGCAGCTTGGATCCCAGCTCCAACACTCATTCTAATTACAGCTCATGCTTCCAGTGGTTGTAACAGGAAGGGACGGTTGGTATTCGCAGACTCTTGACTTTcatgcattttaatttattttagaagGTTGACAATATTTACTAATATTTAGCACTTTGGACTGTGCTCTGCAGACTTTACATTAGCTAGTTAATCCTCACAGCAACCCTGGAAAGTAGGTCAGTATTATCAGCTCAATTTTAGACAAGGATCAGATACAGAGGGATGAAAGTGAAGTGACTTAACCAAGGCTACAGCAGGAGACCTTAGAGCTGGATTAGGACACGAGTTGCTGGCTCTCTGTCCCTTGTTTTGATCACTACAGCATGATTCTGCTTTTAGTCTGCTAATGCCTCAAGCAGATGGATTCAGAAGGAATGATGTGCAGTATCTGTCTCCACAGACCCCATTAGAGTAAACTGTAACCTATCAGCCAGGCTGATGAGAATGAGGAGGGAGTTGACAGCATTCCCTTATGTGGCACGAGCCAGTGTAGGGGCATTAGGTCAATTCTTCAACTCGCCCAGGTGGAGCTTGGCAAAGTCTGTGGCCAGTTTCAGAGCCTCCTCTAAGCAGCCAACATTCTTGCCTGTAGCCTGGGCAGAGACATCTTTCCCACCACCTTTGCCATCCATCAGCCCCGACACCTCCTGCACCCACTGGTTGGCCTTCAGGCCATTGTTGGCGACCTCCTGGAAAAGCAAAAGAGTTCAGATTATTATAAAGACAGCAAGGTTTGGAGTCAATTCTAGTGACTGCTGGGGGAAGGCAGGATTTCCAGGCTCTTTGCTGTAGCTGACAGTGCCGGGGGTTGAAGGAGGTGTCTTTTCCAGGTAGGCAGGCAAGAGCCCCCATCTTTGTTTACATCAGTGGCtcagactactatacccctttcaggagtctgatttgtgttgcataccccaagtttcacctcacttaaaaactacttgcttccaaattcagacaaaaatacaaaagcatcacagcacagtagtactgaaaaattgcttatatggtcaaaatgagaaagtaattataaaataaatcaattggaatataaatattaagaacataagaacggccacactgggtcagaccaatggtccatctagcccagtatcctgtcttccgacagtggccaatgccaggtgccccagagggaatgaacagaacaggtaatcatcaagtgatcctttccctgtcgctcattcccaacttctggcaaaacagaggctagggccaccatccctgcccatcctggctaatagccattgatggacctgtccttcatgaccttatctagatcttttttgaaccctgttatagtcttggccttcacgacatcctctggcaaagagttccataggttgactgtgcattgtgtgaagaaatacttccttgtacttacatttcagtgtatagtatatagagcagtataaacaaatcattgttcGTATGAAAGAAGTagttaccttgtgcagtaactatggttcttcgagatgtgtccccctataggtgctccactttaggtgtcggTGCATCGTGGAACTGCAGATCGGAGATTTTAGGTAGTAGTGCTCGGTCGGGTCGCGCATGCCCAGTAGTCTCTCTGTGCTGTTGGCACCTCATGTAGTTTGCGCATGACCCAaccctttcagttccttctttacTGAGGAGCTCGAGGTacgaactccaaagtagaggggagaagggcaggtagtggagcacccacaggggaacacatctcgaagaaccatcgttactgcacaacaTGTGTAACtacttcttcaagtagtgtccctgtaggtgctccactttaggtgtctgtaaAGCAGTGCCCTATTGTGGACAGTAAGGCCTAGTATAGCGTCCGACATAGTGCActgggtgatggcatagtgtTTTGCAAAGGTGTACTCTGATGCCCATGCGGCAGCCCTATGTGTATCTATTAGAGGGACATTGTTCAGGAAGGTTATGGATGTAGCCATGGCACGGGTAGAATGGGATTGGATGCCTGGTGGAGGTTCCTTGTTGTGCAGCTGGTAGCAAAGTTGGATACAGGTAGAGATCCATTTAGATAGTCTCTGGGTCAATATTACCCAGCCCTCGGAGCATTCTGTTATGGAGATAAACAGTCTTGGGGATTTGCGGAAGGGTTTGGTTCTGTCTAAATAGAATGCTATGGTTCATCTGACATCTAGTGTATGTAGGGCGGCCTCTTATGCATCCAAGTGTAGTTTAGGGTAAAATGTAGGTAGGTGTATGGTTTGATTTACATGAAAGGATGTTTCTACGTTCGGTAAAAATTTTGGGTGTGGTCATAACATGATTTTGTCTTTAGTGAACACAGTGTAAGGAGGTTCGGCCATAAGTGTCCTGATTTCGCTGACTCATCTGGCTGATGTGATCGCTACCAAAAACGCAACTTTCATAGACATACGAAGGAGTGAACAGGTCTCCAGTGGTTCAAAAAGTGCTCTTGTAAGGCATTTGGTACATGATTCAAGTCCCCTGGTGGTGCCGGTTGTCGGACTTCTGGGTGCATATTCTGTATACCAACAAGGAAGCGTCTAGTAGTTGGGTGAGTGAAGACGGACGTTCCCTCCACCTTATGGTGAACGGTTGTAAAGGCTGCTAGGTGTACTTTGACAGAGCTTATGGCTAAATCCAATTCTTTTTAGTTCTAACATGTAATCTAATATGATCAGTAGAGGCGCCGTGACTGCAGTTAGTTTTTGTTGGCACCATAgtgagaatctcttccatttctagAGGTAGATATGTCGAGTGCTAAATCTCCTGCTATTTAACAGCTGTTTCACTCTTTCTGAACAGTCCAATTAGCTACGTTGGAACCACATAGGAGCCATGCTTTGAGGTGGAGTTTCGCTGGATTCAGATGGAGAGTCCAGCCTCCATTCTGTGAGAGGAGATCCAACCACAATGGAAGACGTCATGGAGCACACACTGTTAGGCTCGACAGGTAAGGGAACGAAGTCTGTCTGGGCCAAGTGGGAACAAGCAGAATGTGTGCGCTCTGTCAGCCCGTATCTTGTGAATAACTCATGGGATTAGAGGTATCGGCGGGATTGCATACAGGAGTGATGTGTTCCACGATATGAGAAAGGTGTTCCCTAGTGACTTGGGTGCTAGTCGCACTCTGGAGCAGAAGAGTTGGCACTTGTGCTTTGCTGCTGATGCAAACAGGTCTATGGA from Chelonia mydas isolate rCheMyd1 chromosome 12, rCheMyd1.pri.v2, whole genome shotgun sequence includes:
- the EXOSC6 gene encoding exosome complex component MTR3; this encodes MALDHRRVPGPEESQAPLLYAAPGEAGPEAPGREAAALRPLLARAGLLSQAEGSAYVELAGGTKVLCAVRGPREAAEGRGRLLCEFRRAPFSVRGARPRPGPAPAARERELGLALQEALAPAVRLARYPRARLELTALVLQDGGSALAAALSAAALALADAGVEMFDLVVGCGLCRAPGPGGAWLLQPSEAEERAAAARLTVALMPGLNQVAGLLGSGQGGPPESWAQAVRLGLEGCQRLYPVLRRSLLRAAERRAAEGPRAVGASA